The Bacillus sp. Marseille-Q1617 genome has a segment encoding these proteins:
- a CDS encoding zinc-dependent alcohol dehydrogenase: MKAVTYQGKNSVAVKKVDDPRIEDPQDVIVRITSTAICGSDLHLYQGNFPLPIGYVIGHEPMGIVEEVGHDVTKVKKGDRVIIPFTVACGTCHYCNHHLESQCDNSNPHYDSGGLFGYSEKFGNYPGGQAEYLRVPYGNYTPFLVPSDCELEDEQLLMLSDVMPTAYWSVENAGVKKGDTVIVLGCGPVGLMAQQFAWKKGAERVIAVDYFDYRLQHSKKMNSTETFDFTQYDDMGETLKELTKGGADVVIDCVGMDGKKSPLEFVEQKLKLQGGTIGPIQIATKAVRKCGTVQLTGVYGGLYNMFPLGAFFSRNITLKMGQAHARGYMEPLYKQVVNNEIDSTSIITHKLKLEDAAKGYELFNKKEDDCIKVILKP, encoded by the coding sequence ATGAAAGCTGTAACCTATCAAGGAAAGAATTCAGTGGCCGTCAAGAAGGTGGATGATCCGCGTATAGAAGATCCGCAAGATGTCATTGTGAGGATTACGTCGACCGCTATCTGCGGCTCCGATCTGCACTTGTACCAAGGGAATTTCCCCCTCCCCATCGGCTATGTCATCGGCCATGAGCCAATGGGGATCGTCGAAGAGGTCGGTCACGACGTAACGAAAGTGAAAAAAGGAGACCGGGTGATCATTCCCTTCACGGTCGCCTGCGGAACGTGTCACTATTGCAATCACCATTTAGAAAGCCAGTGCGACAATTCCAATCCCCATTACGATTCCGGCGGACTATTCGGCTACTCGGAGAAATTCGGCAATTATCCCGGCGGGCAGGCGGAATACCTGAGAGTCCCTTATGGGAACTACACCCCCTTTCTCGTACCGTCAGATTGTGAGTTAGAGGACGAGCAGCTTCTCATGCTTTCAGATGTAATGCCCACTGCCTATTGGAGTGTAGAGAATGCCGGCGTCAAAAAAGGGGATACCGTTATCGTGCTCGGATGCGGACCGGTCGGATTGATGGCCCAGCAGTTCGCATGGAAAAAAGGCGCTGAACGAGTGATAGCAGTCGATTACTTCGACTACCGGCTTCAACACTCCAAAAAGATGAACAGCACCGAAACCTTTGATTTCACCCAATACGACGACATGGGGGAAACCTTGAAGGAATTGACCAAAGGCGGAGCAGATGTGGTGATCGATTGCGTCGGGATGGACGGTAAAAAATCACCCCTCGAATTTGTAGAACAAAAACTAAAACTGCAGGGCGGGACGATCGGACCTATTCAAATCGCGACCAAAGCGGTCCGTAAGTGCGGGACCGTTCAATTGACAGGCGTTTACGGAGGGCTTTATAACATGTTCCCCCTCGGAGCATTCTTCTCCAGGAACATTACGCTGAAAATGGGCCAGGCACATGCCAGGGGCTACATGGAACCCCTCTATAAACAAGTCGTCAACAATGAAATCGATTCCACCTCCATCATCACACACAAACTCAAACTTGAGGATGCAGCAAAAGGCTACGAGCTGTTCAATAAAAAGGAAGACGACTGCATCAAGGTCATCCTCAAACCGTAA